A region of the Thioploca ingrica genome:
AAATGGCAGCAAAGTGGGCACTTAATAACCAAATTACTTGGGCAGGTATGTTAAATAACGAATTGAAATGGGGGGCTTTGTACTCGTCAGAAGCACTTATCTTACCCAGTCATCATGAGAATTTTGGTATGGTTGTTGCTGAAGCAATGGCATGTAGTAAGCCAGTTTTGATTTCTAATCAAGTCGGTATCTGGCGAGAAATAGAACAAGATGGTGCCGGAATTGTGGCAGCCGATACGCTAGAAGGGACTACCCGGTTATTGAAAAAATGGCTGGCTATGAATTCACAAGAAAGAGTCAATATGGGAAAAAATGCCCATAAAAGTTTTTTAAATCGATTTGAGATTAACAAAGTTGCTGATAACTTTTTAGCTATGATGAAATCAGAATATGGAAATGGATCCTTACCTACAACCGGCATTACCACTTGATAATCATATCGCCAGAGCTATTTGGTCTATTGCCTATACCCTATTCTTTCGATTTTCTCCACGTCCCCTACATCGTTGGCGAGTGATTCTACTTAAATTATTTGGTGCAACCATAGGAAATAATTGTCATATTTATCCAAAAGCACAGATTTTCTTTCCTTGGAACCTGATTTGTGAAGATGTGGTTGCAATCGCTGACAATGCTATTATCTATAATCCTTCACCTATCCATTTAAATTCTCATTGTATTATTTCTCAGGAAGCGTATTTATGTGGCGCAACCCATGATTATAACCAAAAAGAATTTCCATTTATTGCTAAATCAATAACAATTGAAAAATATGCTTGGATTTGTGCAAGAGCAATCGTTAAGCCGGGTATTGTCGTTGGAGAAGGCACCGTTTTAGGTATGGGTTCTATCGCAACAAAAAATCTTGAACCTTGGCACGTTTATGCGGGTGTTCCAGCAAAAATAATTAAAAAAAGAGTTAATCATGGCAGTACGTAGTCAAACCGATAAAGCTATTTCTATAGCCGCTAATGAATTTATTTGGAATGAAGCAGGATTAACAGCAATTCATAATGCCATTGCACCAGTAATTATACCCTGGTTAAAATCAACTCAAGTCAAAACCATATTAGATTTAGGATGTGGAAACGGTGCTTTTACTGCTTTACTTGCCAGTAAAGGATTTGAAGTAACTGGCTGTGATATGAGTAAAACGGGAATAGAACTAGCTAAAGAACAATATTCTAATATTTCTTGGTTTGAACAAAATTTGCAGCAACCATTACCCAATGAATATAAAGAAAAATTTGATGCGATTCTTTCTATAGAAGTGATTGAACATTTATTTTTACCTAGAAAACTAATAAAAAACGCAAGTTTTGCTCTCAAACCAAAGGGTTTATTCATCATAACAACGCCTTACCATGGTTACTTAAAAAACTTAGCTCTTGCTCTAACCAATCAGTTTGATAATCATTGGCACCCATTACGAGATTTTGGACATATTAAATTTTTTTCTAAAAAGACGGTTATTGCTTTATTGGAAGAATTTAATTTTAAGAATATTCAATATACCACCATTGGCAGAATTCCTTCTTTAGCACGTTCAATGATCATTGCCGGTACCAAAAACACATGAGTATTCCAGTTTCAGTTTTGATTTTGACTAAAAACGAAGAACAAAATTTACCAGGATGTCTCGCTTCGGTTAGTTGGTCAGATGATATTCATGTCTATGATTCATTTAGTACCGACAAAACAATAGAAATTGCACAAATAGCTAATGCAAAAGTGACACAACGTCAATTTGATAATTGGGCAGCACACCAAAATTGGGGATTACAAAACATTCCGTTTAAATATGCTTGGATATTTTATATTGATGCTGATGAACGTATAACTTCTAAATTAGCAAGTAATCTAAAAAAAGCTATTGAAGATTCCAACAAAAATGTTGCTTTTCGTGTTCAGCGGCGAGATTTTTTCATGGGACACTGGCTTAAACATGTACAAGCTTCTCCATTTTACATCCGTCTATTTCGCCCTGAAAAAATGCGTTATGAACGTTTGGTCAATCCAATTTCTCTGGTTGATGGTGCGGTTGGGCAAATTGAGGGTTTTTTGGATCATTATCCTTTCAGTAAAGGAATAACTCACTGGTTAGAACGTCATAATTCCTATAGTAGCTTTGAAGCTCAACAGATTATTACCGATCATCTTAATAAACGATCATTTAATTTATATAAAGCATTATTTTCAAGCGATTTCCAGGAAAGACGGTTTCATCAAAAAGCCTTGTTCTATCGTTTTCCCATGCGACCCATTATTAAATTTTTACTTCTCTATATTTTAAAAGGCGGATTTCTAGACGGAAAAGCTGGCTTGACTTATGCGTTACTACAATCGTTTTATGAATACATGATCGTTTTAAAAACGAATGAATTATTACAGCCACAGCCGGTAGCCGTTGGTAATAAAATTATTGAATAATTTTCAAGAGAGTTAGAACATGTTTGCCAAAGTGATTTACAGAAATATCTACAACACCATTAAATCTCGTCGCTTGAGAGTAATGGCTTTAAAAAGCATGCAATTACTGGGTCTACCGACTTATCGCATTAATATCGATACAATTAATACTTGCAATCTGCGCTGCATCATGTGTTACATGTCTTTAGAAGAGATGCACCAAGCTAAATCAGAAATCATGCCCATAGAATTATTTGAATCAATTGCTAAACAAACTTTTCACCAAACTCGGTTTTTGGAACTTTCTTGTGGTTTTGAACCCTTTATGAATAAGAAGTTCCTAGATTATGTTCGCATAGCAAGAAAGTTATGTCCTGGACATATCAGCATTTGTACTAACGGTCTGTTAATGAAGGAACAAACCGTATATGAAATCTTTAGCGAGAATTTATTAGATGAAATTATTATTAGTATAGATGGGATTACTGAATTCACTTATAATAATATTCGAGTTAATGGAAGTTTTTCTAAGTTACTGTCGGTATTAAATTCCATTAAAAAACAAAAAGAAACTAGTCAGAAAAACATCATCGTTAGAATAAACTATACCATGATGAAAAGTAATATCGAAGAATTAAAAGATATCTATGATTTTGTAAAAAACTACCAGATTGATGTACTACAATTGAGACATGCTAAATTAACCCTTCCATTTGCTCATTTGTACAATGAAACGCTATTTTTCCATCAAGAATTATATGATTTCACAATAAAAACCATTAGAACCCAATTTGAGCAGGATAAAAGCAAAACGCTTATATATCCACCTTTATTTGCAGAAAGTAACAATAAAACTAGCGTTGCTAATAAAGCAAATTGTGCCTATGCTTTTTTCAATTTCATCATTTCTAGTAATGGCAATGTTAATATGTGTAGTATTGGCAAAATTGGTAATTTCC
Encoded here:
- a CDS encoding radical SAM protein, which gives rise to MFAKVIYRNIYNTIKSRRLRVMALKSMQLLGLPTYRINIDTINTCNLRCIMCYMSLEEMHQAKSEIMPIELFESIAKQTFHQTRFLELSCGFEPFMNKKFLDYVRIARKLCPGHISICTNGLLMKEQTVYEIFSENLLDEIIISIDGITEFTYNNIRVNGSFSKLLSVLNSIKKQKETSQKNIIVRINYTMMKSNIEELKDIYDFVKNYQIDVLQLRHAKLTLPFAHLYNETLFFHQELYDFTIKTIRTQFEQDKSKTLIYPPLFAESNNKTSVANKANCAYAFFNFIISSNGNVNMCSIGKIGNFHQQSFQEMLESPAVKQIHQQLLKGDYQELCKECYIVSDIGDIQHKSTFIQEKLVPDRLRELKITIENKPIAP
- a CDS encoding glycosyl transferase family protein translates to MSIPVSVLILTKNEEQNLPGCLASVSWSDDIHVYDSFSTDKTIEIAQIANAKVTQRQFDNWAAHQNWGLQNIPFKYAWIFYIDADERITSKLASNLKKAIEDSNKNVAFRVQRRDFFMGHWLKHVQASPFYIRLFRPEKMRYERLVNPISLVDGAVGQIEGFLDHYPFSKGITHWLERHNSYSSFEAQQIITDHLNKRSFNLYKALFSSDFQERRFHQKALFYRFPMRPIIKFLLLYILKGGFLDGKAGLTYALLQSFYEYMIVLKTNELLQPQPVAVGNKIIE
- a CDS encoding methyltransferase family protein, giving the protein MAVRSQTDKAISIAANEFIWNEAGLTAIHNAIAPVIIPWLKSTQVKTILDLGCGNGAFTALLASKGFEVTGCDMSKTGIELAKEQYSNISWFEQNLQQPLPNEYKEKFDAILSIEVIEHLFLPRKLIKNASFALKPKGLFIITTPYHGYLKNLALALTNQFDNHWHPLRDFGHIKFFSKKTVIALLEEFNFKNIQYTTIGRIPSLARSMIIAGTKNT
- a CDS encoding putative acetyltransferase, which translates into the protein MEMDPYLQPALPLDNHIARAIWSIAYTLFFRFSPRPLHRWRVILLKLFGATIGNNCHIYPKAQIFFPWNLICEDVVAIADNAIIYNPSPIHLNSHCIISQEAYLCGATHDYNQKEFPFIAKSITIEKYAWICARAIVKPGIVVGEGTVLGMGSIATKNLEPWHVYAGVPAKIIKKRVNHGST